A single genomic interval of Lathyrus oleraceus cultivar Zhongwan6 chromosome 7, CAAS_Psat_ZW6_1.0, whole genome shotgun sequence harbors:
- the LOC127107227 gene encoding uncharacterized protein LOC127107227, with translation MSNEAKGTTKIDGGFRSKLNHALYSGEKKHVFAGLVLIAAVFSVPWFLMNRGSKHQSHQDYMEKADKARSQRLSSRPASAK, from the exons ATGAGCAACGAAGCAAAAGGCACGACGAAGATCGATGGTGGATTTAGGTCAAAATTGAATCACGCCCTCTACAGCGGTGAAAAGAAGCACGTTTTCGCTGGCTTAGTTCTCATCGCCGCCGTCTTTTCTGTACCATGGTTTCTTATGAATAGAG GATCAAAACATCAGTCTCATCAAGATTACATGGAAAAAGCTGATAAAGCAAGGAGCCAAAGACTCTCATCCAGACCTGCGTCTGCCAAATAA
- the LOC127107225 gene encoding chaperone protein dnaJ 8, chloroplastic, translating into MAATTTAGVIGGIGSGVSWMQFGRKEKKQNKMNRVRVCCSSYSSSVTDPYKILKVQPDASESDVRKAFRQLALQYHPDVCRGKDCDVRFHVINEAYVVAITNLREETKKRETYEKEKKKKRCYDDEPFRGKNDPDWGYWEEWMGYEGAGISNSDFSNHINPFI; encoded by the exons ATGGCCGCTACTACTACTGCTGGTGTTATTGGTGGTATAGGATCTGGTGTTTCATGGATGCAATTTGGAAGAAAGGAAAAGAAACAAAATAAGATGAACAGAGTTAGAGTTTGTTGCTCATCTTATTCTTCTTCTGTGACAGATCCTTATAAGATATTAAAGGTTCAACCAGATGCTTCTGAATCTGATGTTAGAAAGGCTTTTAGACAACTTGCTTTGCAG TATCATCCAGATGTTTGCAGAGGAAAAGATTGTGATGTGCGGTTTCACGTAATCAATGAGGCTTATGTT GTTGCGATTACAAATTTGAGAGAAGAAACAAAGAAGAGAGAAACATAtgagaaggagaagaagaagaagaggtGTTATGATGATGAACCATTTAGAGGAAAGAATGATCCAGATTGGGGATATTGGGAAGAATGGATGGGTTATGAAGGAGCAGGAATTAGTAATAGTGACTTCTCTAATCATATTAATCCTTTCATTTGA
- the LOC127107226 gene encoding chaperone protein dnaJ 8, chloroplastic, with product MAAATIVIGGNGAGVSWMQFGRKETKQNKMNRVRVCCSSYSSSSVTDPYKILKIQSDASESDVRKAFRQLALQYHPDVCRGKDCDVRFHVINEAYVVAITNLREEAKKRETYEKEKKKKRCYDDEPFRGKNDPDWGYWEEWMGYEGAGVSNSDFSNHINPFI from the exons ATGGCTGCTGCTACTATTGTTATTGGTGGTAACGGAGCTGGTGTTTCATGGATGCAATTTGGAAGAAAGGAAACGAAACAAAATAAGATGAACAGAGTTAGAGTTTGTTGTTCatcttattcttcttcttctgtGACAGATCCTTATAAGATATTAAAGATTCAATCAGATGCTTCTGAATCTGATGTTAGAAAGGCTTTTAGACAACTTGCTTTGCAG TATCATCCAGATGTTTGCAGAGGAAAAGATTGTGATGTGCGGTTTCACGTAATCAATGAGGCTTATGTT GTTGCGATTACAAATTTGAGAGAAGAAGCAAAGAAGAGAGAAACATAtgagaaggagaagaagaagaagaggtGTTATGATGATGAACCATTTAGAGGAAAGAATGATCCAGATTGGGGATATTGGGAAGAATGGATGGGTTATGAAGGAGCAGGAGTTAGTAATAGTGACTTCTCTAATCATATTAATCCTTTCATTTGA